A window of Paenibacillus polygoni contains these coding sequences:
- a CDS encoding DUF951 domain-containing protein — protein MERKIYDLGDIVQMKKPHPCGSNEMEIIRMGMDIRIKCVGCKHSVLVPRAKFEKNFKKVLRSSEEPQSE, from the coding sequence GTGGAGCGTAAAATTTATGATCTTGGAGACATCGTACAAATGAAGAAACCACACCCTTGCGGAAGCAATGAGATGGAGATCATACGTATGGGAATGGATATCCGGATTAAGTGTGTTGGATGTAAGCATAGTGTGCTAGTTCCTAGAGCAAAATTTGAAAAAAACTTCAAAAAAGTACTTCGCTCATCTGAAGAGCCTCAGTCAGAATAA